The sequence ATTCCTCATCCACGTCTATTCTACCGGATACATGGCCCATGAGCATGGGCCGCGTCTCGGAGGCTATTACCGCTTCTTCTCCTATCTCAACCTGTTCATGTTCTCCATGCTGACGCTGGTCCTGGCGAACAACTTTGCTTTGATGTTCGTGGGTTGGGAGGGCGTGGGGTTGTGTTCATACCTGCTCATCGGTTTCTACTTTCATAAGAAGAGCGCGGGGGATGCCGGCAAAAAGGCCTTCATCGTCAACCGGATCGGGGACGCCGGGTTCATGCTCGGCATGTTTCTGATCTTTCAGACGTTTGGCTCGCTGGACTTCGGGACGGTCATGGCGAGGGCTGCTGAGGCCCCACGTGAAGCGTTCGGTACGGTCGGAGTGATGACAGCCATTGGAATCCTGTTATTCCTTGGGGCCACTGGCAAATCGGCCCAGCTCCCCTTGTACACGTGGTTGCCGGACGCGATGGAGGGCCCCACCCCGGTGAGCGCGCTCATCCACGCGGCGACGATGGTCACGGCGGGCGTGTACATGGTGTCTCGCACCAGCGCGATTTACCAGCAAGCCCCGACCGCGATGATGGTGGTGGCGGTGGTGGGAGGGTTGACGGCAATTTTTGCGGCTTCGATCGGCCTGGTCCAGAACGATATCAAGCGCGTACTGGCCTATTCCACCGTCAGCCAACTGGGTTACATGTTTCTCGCGTGCGGAGTCGGCGCCTATTTCGTCGGCATCTTCCATCTCATGACACACGCGTTTTTCAAGGCCCTGCTCTTCCTGGGCGCCGGTTCCGTAATCCATTCCTTGAGTGGCGAACAGGATTTGCGGCGGATGGGGGCGCTCAAGAACAAGATCCCCAAAACCTATGTGACCATGCTGGCGGCCACGCTCGCGATTTCGGGCATTCCCCCGTTTGCCGGATTCTTCAGCAAAGACGAGATCTTGTGGCAGGCCTTCTCCAGCGAATATGGCCGGTGGTGGCTCTGGCTGATCGGCGTGGCCGCCGCGCTCATGACGGCGTTCTACATGTTCCGGCTGATTTTCCTGACGTTTTACAATGAATCGCGGGTCGATCCGGAAGTGGAACATCACATTCACGAATCGCCCTCGAACATGATCGTTCCTCTGCAGATTCTTGCCGTGCTTTCGGTGATCGGAGGTTTTGTCCAGATTCCGAAGTTTCTATTCGGAGGCTTTGATGGTTTTGAGCGCTGGCTTGAGCCGGTATTCAAGCATCCTGCGGCCGAAGCCGGAGCCGCTGCCGTCGAGCACGCCTCACTGGGCGCCGAAGCCAGTCTGGCACTGTTCTCGGTGGTGGTGGCCTCGATCGGCATCTATCTGGCCTACCGGTTTTATTATCGTCCCTCGTCCGCCCCGGATCGGGCGATGGCATCGGCGCGGCCGGTATATACGGTCCTGTTCAACAAGTACTACATGGATAAAATCTACGATGCCCTGTTTGTGAACCGCACGAAGGATCTGGGGAATGCCTTGTGGGCCTTCGACCGCGGAGTGATCGACGGCGGTGTCAATGGCAGCGGCTGGTTTACGCGGTTCGCGGCCAATGTGTCCTGTTGGTGGGACAAGTGGATCGTCGACGGCCTGGTCAACGTCGTGGGCTTTACAGTCAAGATCCTGAGCTACCCCCTCCGGATTCTGCAGACCGGCTTCGTGCAGTCCTACGCCTTTTTCATGGTGCTCGGGATCATCGCATTTATTTGGCTTTACGTCTTGAGATAGCTAAGCAGGGGGATCCGCCGCGGCCGCTCGCCCGGCAGGAAGCTCGGGTTCAGGTTGGATGCAGATCAACTGTTCAATCCAGCCCGTTCATTGATGCGGTTTCATGAGGAGTCATTCGGACATGGATTTCTTTCGCCAGCACATTCTATCGATCACGACCTTTACGCCACTCGTGGGGGCATTTCTCCTGCTGTTTGTCGGCAAAGAGAACAAGAATGCGATCCGTTGGATTGCCAACCTTTTCGGATTTCTCGGCATGCTCGTTTCCCTGCCGCTGTGGTTTTGGTACAACCGCGCCGACGGGGGATTTCAGTTTATCGAGCGGCACGAATGGATCAAGACCATTGGCGCCAACTACAGCCTGGGGGCCGATGGCATCTCTCTCTTGCTGATCCTGCTCACTACGGTCCTCGGAGCGATCGCAATACTCTCCTCATGGACGGCCATCGAACTCCGCGTTAAGGAATACTACATCTTCCTCCTCTTGCTCCAGGTGGGGATGATCGGGGTCTTCTGTTCACTCGATTTCTTCCTCTTTTATGTCTTTTGGGAAGTGATGTTGGTGCCGATGTACTTCCTGATCGGTGTGTGGGGGAGCGACCGGCGGCTGTACTCCGCGATCAAGTTCTTCCTGTACACCTTGGTCGGTTCGGTCGTGATGTTGTTGGGCATCCTGGTGCTTTATTTCCACATGCCGGAGGGGCAGCGGACTTTTGATTATGTTCAGATCATGAGCTACCTGCATGCGAGTCCGCTGGCGTCCAACATTGCTCGCTTTGTGTGGCTGGCCTTCTTCCTGGGATTTGCCATCAAGGTGCCCATGTTCCCGTTCCACACCTGGCTGCCCGATGCGCATACGGATGCGCCCACCGCGGGGTCCGTCATCCTGGCCGGCGTTCTGCTGAAGATGGGAACATACGGTTTCATCCGCTTCTCTCTGCCGCTTCTTCCCAATGAATCCCAGTATTTCAAAGGAATGATGGCGGTGCTGGCCATCATCGGCATTGTGTACGGGGCGCTGGTCGCGATGATGCAAAAGGACTGGAAACGGCTCGTCGCCTATTCCTCGGTCAGCCACCTCGGGTTTGTCATGCTGGGAATGTTCTGCTTCAACCCCAATGGGGTGAACGGCAGCGTGCTGCAGATGATCAATCACGGCATATCCACCGGCGGTCTCTTCTTGATCGTGGGGTTGGTCTACGAACGCCGCCACACGCGGATGATCAGTGAGTACAGCGGCCTCTCCCATGTGATGCCGGTGTATGCCACCTATTTTATGATCATCATGCTCTCGTCGCTGGGTCTGCCCCTGCTGAACGGTTTCATCGGAGAATTCACCATCCTCCAGGGCGCGTTTCAGGTGAGTTACGTCTGGGCGGCCTTCGCCGTGTCGGGCATTATCCTGGGTGCGGCGTACCTCTTGTGGCTCTATCAGCGCACCATGTTCGGCGAGATCACCAACGAAAAGAACAAGACACTGAAGGACCTCAACTTCCGGGAAGTGGCCACGTTATTCCCGCTGGTGGTGCTGGCGTTGTGGATCGGGATCTACCCCAAACCCTTTTTCGAGATTCTGGAACGTCCTGTCAACAAGGTGGTGGCGACCGTTCAACCCGACAAGTTCACGGTCGACTCGATGGGGAATCTAATTATCCCAGGGAAAGCCAAGGCTGGTCCCTTACCAGCCGCGATGCCCGGAGCAACCGAGGAAGCGAAAGTCATTGAGAATAGCGTCCCTACGGCGAGGTCGGTGACACCCCCGGTGGAGAAGAAATGAGGTTTGCAGAGAGTCGCTGGGGCCCGCCCCGATGAATCGGGGCGGGCCCCAGCGGATGAAGAGGGGGAGAATTAGGCGGCCCCCGAAAAGGCGGAGCCCTTCCGTCCGCCGCGGCGGATGCGGCAAAGCCGCAGACCGGAGAAGGTCCGGGATGATTTGAGTTCCAGATTTCATCATGATGTTATCTTAACCACTGCTCATGTATAACCAATTCTTTCAAGTCACCGACGTCATTGCGATTTATCCCCAGTTGCTGCTGGCCCTGTTTGGGCTGGGCGTCCTCATTGTCGATCTCTTCCTCGACCGTGCCTGGAAGGTCTTGAACGCCTTCACGGCGTTGTTGGGCATCGCTTACGCCACGTACGCCCTGATCCAGATCCGAAAGTTCAACGTGAGTGCCTACAACGGCGCCATCGTGAACGACTCGTTTGCGGTCTATTTCCAGTTTGTCTTCCTGATCACCACGGCCCTGGTGATCTTCATTTCAGCGCGCTATCTCACCATCGAAGGCGAACACCGCGGCGATTATTATGCCTTGATCCTTTTCTCTCTGATCGGCATGAATTTCATGGTGATGGGAATGGACATCATCACCCTGTACATCGCCCTGGAGCTGATGGCCGTTTCGGAATACATCCTGGTGGGATACCTGCGTACCAATCGTCAGTCGAACGAAGCCTCCCTGAAGTTTTTCCTGCTGGGCGCCTTTTCTTCGGGCATCCTCCTCTATGGGATCTCGCTGCTTTATGGAATCAGCGGATCGACCGACCTGCGCGTCATCGGGCAGAAACTGGCCGAGCGCCCTGCCAACGATCCACTGACACTGATCGCCCTGGTCACGCTGACGGCGGGACTGCTTTTCAAAGTGGCGGGTGTTCCTTTCCATCAGTGGCTGCCTGACGCTTACGAAGGGGCTCCGTCCCCCATCACAGCCTTCATTTCCGTTGCGCCCAAGGCGGCCGCGTTTGCCCTCACCCTTCGCTTTCTCTTTATCGCTCTCAAGCCTCTCCAGGTCAACTGGATCCCCATGCTTTCCGTCATTTGTGTGTTGACGATGACGGTGGGCAATATCACCGCGATTTCGCAGTCGAACATCAAGCGGCTGCTTGCGTATTCCTCCATCGCCCACGCCGGGTACCTGATGCTGGGTATAATCGCGGGAAATGATTACGGGATCACGGGGATTGCCATCTACTTCCTCGTGTACATGTTCATGAATATCGGGGCGTGGACGCTGGTGGTGGCCATGCGGCGCAAGGACCTGATCGGCGACCAGATTCAGGATATGTCGGGGATGTTTCAGAAGAACCCGGCGGCGGCCGTGCTGATGCTGATCTTCATGCTGTCACTCGCAGGGATCCCACCGACCGCGGGCTTTATCGGAAAGTACTATCTGTTTGCCTCTGTCATTCAAACCAAACACTATGCGCTGGCCATCATCGCTGTCCTCAATGCGGCGGTCTCCCTCTATTACTACTTCCGCGTGGTCGTCGTCATGTTCATGAACGACAAGGTCGATGAGGAAAAGATGGTGCTTTCCCCCGGCGTGCTGACAACCCTGGCCGTGACCCTGGCCTTCACCCTCATCATCGGCATCTATCCCGACCCCTTCATTCGCTTCGCCCAGAATTCCCTCGCGCTTTTCCAGTAAGAACTCTACAGTGAAATTTCTTGCTGACCTGATGCAGTCGCGATATGCCATGGCTCCCATGCTCTAGAGGGCGGGATCACTTTTCGTCGCGTTTGACAGAAGGCTTTGAAAGTAATATTCTATTGACGCATTTTAATTGAAAACCACCCCTGAACAACTCCTTTTGACCATTAGTGAAAGGATTTGTTAGCGCCCCCTAATTCACAATTCAACATGGTCACAGAAAGCAGAGATCGAAAGAATCCACACGCTCGTTTTTTCTGAGCCACTGATTTTGACATTGCGCTAGGAAGAAGGAGTAATAACTTGGGAGCTTCGACCTCGCACCACATAGTAAACAGAAGATTCCTTTCATAGGAGGTTCCTATGAGGAGATATTTCACCGTCCTCTGTCTTACTCCCTCAGTGATCCTGTACTCGGGTTCGTTGAGTGGCGCCGCCATGAATCAAAAGGATTCCAGACCATTTGAAGGAAAAGATGCTGAAAAGGAGTTTAAGCAGCAGAGGCGCGAAGCATTTAGTGCGGCGCGTCAGCTACTTCTCAAAGAGAATCTTCCATTTGATCCAGATGAATTACTGGATTCGAATTGGCGGGAGAAGTTAGCCCCGTTCTTTGAGAGAATGCCGGAAATGAAGTTATATCGATATGAGCGAGACCGCTTGGAGGGCGTTTATCTGGCGGACACGCTGGTGCTGCCCGAACGTATTGCGCTTTCCAGCGATACAGTGATCTTGGTGAGAAAACTGCGCTTTGAGGGTTCCGAGGTTGTAATTAAAGGCAATTTCAGTATCGCCATCTTCCCAATTGAGAGTTCGGATGCTAGCCAAGATTCTACAAGAAAATTCTCCCATGGAACGGATTCTGCCCTGCCGGTCCTTGCATCAGCCGGCTTGTTGAAAAATAATCGATCAGTTGCTCTTACACCCAATTCCCTGAAACAACACATCACTATCGACACGAGTGGAATTGGTTACTCCGAT comes from Terriglobia bacterium and encodes:
- the nuoL gene encoding NADH-quinone oxidoreductase subunit L, producing the protein MNFLKYIWLIPLLPLVGSFFNGVFGKRFSKATVDFFALSSTLLSFLWSVGVVWQLSRLAPEERVFNLNLFEWIPAGAALTSHGLSNFSVQWGYRLDPLSAVMILVVTGVGFLIHVYSTGYMAHEHGPRLGGYYRFFSYLNLFMFSMLTLVLANNFALMFVGWEGVGLCSYLLIGFYFHKKSAGDAGKKAFIVNRIGDAGFMLGMFLIFQTFGSLDFGTVMARAAEAPREAFGTVGVMTAIGILLFLGATGKSAQLPLYTWLPDAMEGPTPVSALIHAATMVTAGVYMVSRTSAIYQQAPTAMMVVAVVGGLTAIFAASIGLVQNDIKRVLAYSTVSQLGYMFLACGVGAYFVGIFHLMTHAFFKALLFLGAGSVIHSLSGEQDLRRMGALKNKIPKTYVTMLAATLAISGIPPFAGFFSKDEILWQAFSSEYGRWWLWLIGVAAALMTAFYMFRLIFLTFYNESRVDPEVEHHIHESPSNMIVPLQILAVLSVIGGFVQIPKFLFGGFDGFERWLEPVFKHPAAEAGAAAVEHASLGAEASLALFSVVVASIGIYLAYRFYYRPSSAPDRAMASARPVYTVLFNKYYMDKIYDALFVNRTKDLGNALWAFDRGVIDGGVNGSGWFTRFAANVSCWWDKWIVDGLVNVVGFTVKILSYPLRILQTGFVQSYAFFMVLGIIAFIWLYVLR
- a CDS encoding NADH-quinone oxidoreductase subunit M; this translates as MDFFRQHILSITTFTPLVGAFLLLFVGKENKNAIRWIANLFGFLGMLVSLPLWFWYNRADGGFQFIERHEWIKTIGANYSLGADGISLLLILLTTVLGAIAILSSWTAIELRVKEYYIFLLLLQVGMIGVFCSLDFFLFYVFWEVMLVPMYFLIGVWGSDRRLYSAIKFFLYTLVGSVVMLLGILVLYFHMPEGQRTFDYVQIMSYLHASPLASNIARFVWLAFFLGFAIKVPMFPFHTWLPDAHTDAPTAGSVILAGVLLKMGTYGFIRFSLPLLPNESQYFKGMMAVLAIIGIVYGALVAMMQKDWKRLVAYSSVSHLGFVMLGMFCFNPNGVNGSVLQMINHGISTGGLFLIVGLVYERRHTRMISEYSGLSHVMPVYATYFMIIMLSSLGLPLLNGFIGEFTILQGAFQVSYVWAAFAVSGIILGAAYLLWLYQRTMFGEITNEKNKTLKDLNFREVATLFPLVVLALWIGIYPKPFFEILERPVNKVVATVQPDKFTVDSMGNLIIPGKAKAGPLPAAMPGATEEAKVIENSVPTARSVTPPVEKK
- a CDS encoding NADH-quinone oxidoreductase subunit N, with the translated sequence MLMYNQFFQVTDVIAIYPQLLLALFGLGVLIVDLFLDRAWKVLNAFTALLGIAYATYALIQIRKFNVSAYNGAIVNDSFAVYFQFVFLITTALVIFISARYLTIEGEHRGDYYALILFSLIGMNFMVMGMDIITLYIALELMAVSEYILVGYLRTNRQSNEASLKFFLLGAFSSGILLYGISLLYGISGSTDLRVIGQKLAERPANDPLTLIALVTLTAGLLFKVAGVPFHQWLPDAYEGAPSPITAFISVAPKAAAFALTLRFLFIALKPLQVNWIPMLSVICVLTMTVGNITAISQSNIKRLLAYSSIAHAGYLMLGIIAGNDYGITGIAIYFLVYMFMNIGAWTLVVAMRRKDLIGDQIQDMSGMFQKNPAAAVLMLIFMLSLAGIPPTAGFIGKYYLFASVIQTKHYALAIIAVLNAAVSLYYYFRVVVVMFMNDKVDEEKMVLSPGVLTTLAVTLAFTLIIGIYPDPFIRFAQNSLALFQ